The following coding sequences are from one Hydra vulgaris chromosome 04, alternate assembly HydraT2T_AEP window:
- the LOC105846401 gene encoding multiple inositol polyphosphate phosphatase 1 isoform X2, whose product MKLFLHVENKYINHLRYGSTFSLTKELRLTEKMIRKQINCLLFIIFIELSAHVFATNCPKQPLFSTKTPYTFIGNNFTENNAPKNCKPIQINMVHRHGNRYPSDKDVNEMDKLLKFIQNKTFLNIAIPTKNLFKKEEDSLLNEIGEKELYEIGKRIRIRFSDLFQKRYSPLLYKFESTCKLRTVHSSNSLAAGLFENTGTLGACRIQPIAIQTYPCDSSKELEFYKMCKSYTDKVEKNEETKEEMKKFGKGTEMNNVLEKVKRKLGLSFSLEVNHLKIMYIYCSYEIGMFSGTMDTGFCSMFDNDDLQVIEYYFDLEDFYLSSKVFPITYQSSCPLLADIVKTLKTATIINSTESFNGIFRSGHSETIVPFLALLGVYLNEGYLTASNYKEMKARIFRASCLAPFSANIYFVLYKCDDDNYKIQLSVNEHLVKIPCCDSKEDCSFSKFLECYESIAEKCNYESMCTSSPSKTSNSKLIFNTWEFVSLYFTAIVSLFMAKKILI is encoded by the exons atgaaactttttttacatgttgAAAACAagtatataaatcatttaagaTATGGTAGCACATTCAGTTTGACCAAAGAG ttacgtTTAACAGAAAAAATGATCAGAAAGCAAATTAATTgcttactttttataatatttattgaattatcTGCTCATGTATTCGCAACAAATTGTCCCAAACAACcattattttcaacaaaaacaccATATACTTTTATTGGGAACAATTTTACAGAAAACAATGCACCCAAAAACTGCAAACCTATCCAAATAAATATGGTTCACCGACATGGCAACCGTTACCCAAGCGATAAAGATGTAAATGAAATGGATAAACTACTCAAGTTTAtccaaaacaaaacatttttgaatatcGCAATTCCAacaaaaaatctgtttaaaaaagaagaagataGCTTGCTCAACGAAATTGGAGAAAAAGAGTTGTACGAAATTGGAAAGAGAATTCGCATAAGATTTTCAGATTTGTTTCAAAAACGCTATTCTCCACTGTTATACAAATTTGAAAGCACTTGTAAATTACGTACTGTTCATAGTTCAAACTCTTTGGCAGCAGGTTTGTTTGAAAATACTGGAACGCTAGGAGCGTGTCGCATCCAGCCTATTGCAATTCAAACGTATCCATGTGACAGCAGCAAGGAATTAGAATTTTATAAGATGTGTAAAAGTTATACTGATAAGGtggaaaaaaatgaagaaaccaaGGAAGAGATGAAAAAGTTTGGTAAGGGAACTGAAATGAACAATGTTCTGGAAAAAGTAAAACGCAAACTTGGTTTATCATTTTCTCTCGAagtaaaccatttaaaaattatgtatatttattgttCGTATGAAATCGGAATGTTTAGCGGTACCATGGATACTGGTTTTTGTTCAATGTTTGATAATGACGATCTGCAAGTCATAgagtattattttgatttagaaGATTTTTACTTATCTTCTAAGGTATTTCCAATAACCTATCAATCTAGTTGTCCTTTACTTGCGGATATtgtgaaaacattaaaaactgcAACGATTATAAATAGTACTGAAAGTTTTAATGGTATATTTCGATCTGGTCATTCAGAAACTATTGTTCCATTTCTTGCACTACTTGGAGTGTACTTAAATGAAGGTTATTTAACTGCTAGTAATTATAAAGAAATGAAGGCAAGAATATTTCGTGCATCTTGTTTGGCGCCTTTTTCAGCGAACATCTATTTCGTTCTTTATAAATGCGATGATGACaattataaaattcaactttCGGTGAACGAGCATCTCGTAAAGATTCCATGCTGTGATTCAAAAGAAGATTgtagtttttctaaatttctgGAATGCTACGAAAGCATCGCAGAAAAATGTAATTACGAAAGTATGTGTACAAGCAGTCCAAGCAAGACGAGTAATTCAAAACTGATATTTAATACTTGGGAATTTGTTTCATTGTATTTTACGGCCATTGTTTCACtttttatggcaaaaaaaattttaatctaa
- the LOC136079264 gene encoding uncharacterized protein LOC136079264, with the protein MNRAKKLSGAEFKKKRRNRLEIDNDSTAEVAATSLITDLNSYHPLELIEEEIFIGQSQDEFGPNDSEAQEDRNFQLSKLIEMGNSGFPPEISEISATSGENFQHSDPATWPKMTDKTRCFLIQHGPEQERREFFPNTLCDFDNRMRHFSSKWYEKNHPNGEKFVCYWLLYSNKKDSLFCFCCLLFSTTKTNNFSEISKGFCECKKLNPRIPEHENSNEHQRCYSDWKNLEKNLNERKTLDSDLQRFINGEMKKWRDILKVIVDAILFCVKNNLALRGSTEVIGEQNSGIFLNLIELISHYYPLVAEHVASVKAKKTTTSYFSPRIQNELIELLGQKVRNEILSNVREAKYYSVLFDCTPDASHKEQMTQIIRYVYITEETCTIEESFVDFIESHEKTGKGLAAEITEKLEKDGLSISDSRGQGYDNGANMSGKYNGVQAHIHSLNEFARFKPCAAHTLNLVGVHAAEVSPLMIRFFGKVQAIFNFFSSSTLRWEKLMKTLTISLKGNSDTRWSAKKEAIIPLHRQIKEVLQASIQNLIDVGVDTIIKAAAETAIQIGIEGDFPMKRKRKVKPMALYEAEDDFCRLSPETDFGSQCNLVFDSILTQIEWRFEAMSAVSSDFDLSGHSLSKSSVDELKTKAKNLFKIYKTDLDSSDFQSESASFKYQAAAMMENFEKSSPMDILQLIHKYSLTDAYPNTAIAIRIFLTLPVTVTTCERSFSKLKIIKNYLRSTMGQERLSCLAVVSIEHEVANALDFDDVISDFASKKARKVTLN; encoded by the exons atgaatcgtgcaaaaaaattatctggtGCTGAATTTAAGAAGAAAAGGAGAAACCGTCTTGAAA TTGATAATGATTCAACAGCTGAAGTTGCTGCTACATCTTTAATTACTGACTTAAATTCATATCATCCATTGGAATTAATTGAAGAGGAGATTTTCATCGGCCAAAGTCAAGACGAATTTGGACCAAATGATTCAGAAGCACAAGAAGATAGAAATTTTCAGCTTTCCAAACTAATTGAAATGGGCAACAGTGGATTTCCTCCTGAAATCTCAGAAATTTCAGCAACCTCAGGAGAAAACTTTCAACACAGTGATCCAGCTACATGGCCTAAAATGACAGATAAAACAAGGTGCTTTTTGATTCAGCATGGGCCGGAGCAAGAAAGAAGAGAATTTTTCCCAAACACACTTTGTGACTTTGACAACAGAATGCGACACTTCAGCTCAAAATGGTATGAAAAAAATCATCCAAATGgtgaaaaatttgtttgctaCTGGCTGCTGTACAGCAACAAAAAagattctttgttttgtttttgctgtcTGCTATTTTCAACGACAAAAACCaacaatttttcagaaatttcaaAAGGGTTTTGTGAATGTAAAAAACTAAACCCAAGAATTCCAGAACACGAAAACAGCAATGAACACCAAAGATGCTATTCTGATTGGAAAAACCTGGAAAAAAATCTCAATGAAAGAAAGACATTGGATTCTGATCTGCAGAGATTTATCAACGGAGAGATGAAAAAGTGGAGAGATATCTTGAAAGTGATTGTTGATGCAATTTTGTTCTGTGTCAAGAACAATCTTGCCCTTCGGGGTTCAACAGAAGTAATTGGAGAGCAAAACAGTGGCATCTTTCTGAACTTAATTGAGCTGATAAGCCATTATTATCCTTTAGTGGCTGAACACGTTGCATCCGTTAAGGCAAAGAAAACCACAACATCCTACTTTTCTCCTCGAATTCAAAATGAGCTGATTGAATTACTTGGGCAGAAAGTCAGGAATGAAATTTTGTCAAATGTCAGAGAAGCTAAATACTACTCTGTTTTGTTTGACTGCACTCCAGATGCCTCCCACAAAGAGCAGATGACCCAAATAATCAGGTATGTCTACATCACTGAGGAAACCTGTACAATTGAGGAAAGCTTTGTGGACTTCATTGAATCTCACGAAAAAACTGGAAAGGGCCTTGCAGCTGAAATCACCGAAAAACTGGAGAAGGATGGCCTGAGCATTTCTGATAGTCGGGGCCAAGGTTACGACAATGGAGCCAATATGTCTGGAAAATATAATGGCGTCCAAGCTCACATCCATTCTCTAAATGAGTTTGCAAGATTTAAACCATGTGCAGCTCACACTTTAAACCTTGTTGGTGTCCATGCTGCTGAAGTTTCTCCACTCATGATTAGATTCTTTGGAAAAGTTCAAGCcatctttaactttttctcaAGTTCTACCTTAAGATGGGAAAAACTGATGAAAACATTGACCATCTCACTAAAGGGAAATAGTGATACAAGATGGTCTGCCAAAAAAGAAGCAATCATCCCACTACACAGACAAATAAAAGAAGTTCTTCAA gcTTCCATTCAGAATCTGATAGATGTTGGGGTGGACACCATTATCAAAGCGGCTGCAGAAACAGCTATCCAAATTGGAATTGAAGGAGACTTTCCTATGAAGAGAAAGCGCAAAGTGAAGCCGATGGCACTTTATGAAGCTGAAGATGACTTTTGCCGTTTGTCACCAGAAACAGATTTCGGATCCCAGTGCAACCTTGTGTTTGACAGCATTCTCACACAAATTGAGTGGCGGTTTGAAGCTATGTCTGCAGTATCCTCAGATTTTGACCTCAGTGGACATTCTCTCTCCAAAAGTTCAGTGGATGAACTTAAGACTAAAgccaaaaatttgtttaaaatttacaagacAGATTTAGATTCTTCAGATTTCCAGTCAGAAAGTGCAAGCTTTAAATATCAAGCTGCTGCCATGAtggaaaactttgaaaaatctaGCCCGATGGACATTTTGCAGCTCATTCATAAATACTCATTGACTGATGCTTATCCTAACACGGCAATTGCTATTCGCATCTTCCTCACCTTACCAGTTACAGTTACCACATGTGAAAGAAGTTTCAGTAAACTTAAGatcataaaaaactatttgagaTCAACTATGGGCCAAGAACGTTTGTCTTGTCTGGCAGTAGTTTCAATTGAACATGAAGTGGCCAACGCACTTGATTTTGATGATGTCATTAGTGACTTTGCCTCCAAAAAAGCCAGAAAAGTGACCTTGAACTGA
- the LOC105846401 gene encoding multiple inositol polyphosphate phosphatase 1 isoform X1 — protein sequence MIRKQINCLLFIIFIELSAHVFATNCPKQPLFSTKTPYTFIGNNFTENNAPKNCKPIQINMVHRHGNRYPSDKDVNEMDKLLKFIQNKTFLNIAIPTKNLFKKEEDSLLNEIGEKELYEIGKRIRIRFSDLFQKRYSPLLYKFESTCKLRTVHSSNSLAAGLFENTGTLGACRIQPIAIQTYPCDSSKELEFYKMCKSYTDKVEKNEETKEEMKKFGKGTEMNNVLEKVKRKLGLSFSLEVNHLKIMYIYCSYEIGMFSGTMDTGFCSMFDNDDLQVIEYYFDLEDFYLSSKVFPITYQSSCPLLADIVKTLKTATIINSTESFNGIFRSGHSETIVPFLALLGVYLNEGYLTASNYKEMKARIFRASCLAPFSANIYFVLYKCDDDNYKIQLSVNEHLVKIPCCDSKEDCSFSKFLECYESIAEKCNYESMCTSSPSKTSNSKLIFNTWEFVSLYFTAIVSLFMAKKILI from the coding sequence ATGATCAGAAAGCAAATTAATTgcttactttttataatatttattgaattatcTGCTCATGTATTCGCAACAAATTGTCCCAAACAACcattattttcaacaaaaacaccATATACTTTTATTGGGAACAATTTTACAGAAAACAATGCACCCAAAAACTGCAAACCTATCCAAATAAATATGGTTCACCGACATGGCAACCGTTACCCAAGCGATAAAGATGTAAATGAAATGGATAAACTACTCAAGTTTAtccaaaacaaaacatttttgaatatcGCAATTCCAacaaaaaatctgtttaaaaaagaagaagataGCTTGCTCAACGAAATTGGAGAAAAAGAGTTGTACGAAATTGGAAAGAGAATTCGCATAAGATTTTCAGATTTGTTTCAAAAACGCTATTCTCCACTGTTATACAAATTTGAAAGCACTTGTAAATTACGTACTGTTCATAGTTCAAACTCTTTGGCAGCAGGTTTGTTTGAAAATACTGGAACGCTAGGAGCGTGTCGCATCCAGCCTATTGCAATTCAAACGTATCCATGTGACAGCAGCAAGGAATTAGAATTTTATAAGATGTGTAAAAGTTATACTGATAAGGtggaaaaaaatgaagaaaccaaGGAAGAGATGAAAAAGTTTGGTAAGGGAACTGAAATGAACAATGTTCTGGAAAAAGTAAAACGCAAACTTGGTTTATCATTTTCTCTCGAagtaaaccatttaaaaattatgtatatttattgttCGTATGAAATCGGAATGTTTAGCGGTACCATGGATACTGGTTTTTGTTCAATGTTTGATAATGACGATCTGCAAGTCATAgagtattattttgatttagaaGATTTTTACTTATCTTCTAAGGTATTTCCAATAACCTATCAATCTAGTTGTCCTTTACTTGCGGATATtgtgaaaacattaaaaactgcAACGATTATAAATAGTACTGAAAGTTTTAATGGTATATTTCGATCTGGTCATTCAGAAACTATTGTTCCATTTCTTGCACTACTTGGAGTGTACTTAAATGAAGGTTATTTAACTGCTAGTAATTATAAAGAAATGAAGGCAAGAATATTTCGTGCATCTTGTTTGGCGCCTTTTTCAGCGAACATCTATTTCGTTCTTTATAAATGCGATGATGACaattataaaattcaactttCGGTGAACGAGCATCTCGTAAAGATTCCATGCTGTGATTCAAAAGAAGATTgtagtttttctaaatttctgGAATGCTACGAAAGCATCGCAGAAAAATGTAATTACGAAAGTATGTGTACAAGCAGTCCAAGCAAGACGAGTAATTCAAAACTGATATTTAATACTTGGGAATTTGTTTCATTGTATTTTACGGCCATTGTTTCACtttttatggcaaaaaaaattttaatctaa